One window of Candidatus Binataceae bacterium genomic DNA carries:
- a CDS encoding DUF1329 domain-containing protein: protein MHRQSKTSSLVKTTLAALSLAAISSLAGTGYAQVKPGDFITPENAAKVQDLVGPGVYYKVQHGMSMKVVPTERVDWPPPYKDATEKYSSQVRLSQDKRSVVGYVAGQPFPLIDANDPEVAEKIIWNNVFRPITTDDYDLRYYDCDSAYQKSGPQTQQIEYFQIGHYAGYDLVGRTEVEPTPIDPDFKVTGRYWLFGLYPLLAPQEIRGTGFIRWRYADPKRGDDTWSLSAGSRRLRRVDESILSSSTTAGGTSAHSWDPDHYSGFNPKTEQYNYKFLGEKNMLATIHAVHSPEQRCPTDGGTSACPEAWEMRHLYIVQALPDRSRINALDSRTVIYMDSEMWFEPYIDTYDRAGRLFRSHIYWLATRDRPVPDAKVAIYPFKRSFVVGAVSTDVQSGLATMCYLPGMETPERECWYINMGAVDKSFFTTDAMVRAASF from the coding sequence ATGCATAGGCAGAGTAAGACGTCGTCGTTGGTCAAGACGACACTGGCGGCCTTGTCGCTGGCGGCGATCTCGTCGCTCGCCGGCACTGGCTACGCCCAGGTCAAACCAGGCGATTTCATCACGCCTGAGAATGCAGCAAAGGTTCAGGACCTTGTCGGGCCCGGTGTCTACTACAAGGTTCAACACGGGATGTCGATGAAGGTCGTCCCCACCGAGCGAGTCGATTGGCCGCCGCCCTACAAGGACGCGACCGAAAAGTACTCCTCACAGGTTCGGCTCTCGCAGGATAAGCGCAGCGTCGTCGGCTATGTGGCGGGCCAGCCCTTCCCGCTGATCGACGCCAACGATCCTGAGGTTGCCGAGAAGATCATCTGGAACAACGTGTTCCGTCCGATCACAACTGATGACTACGATCTGCGCTACTACGATTGCGACTCCGCCTATCAAAAGAGCGGCCCGCAGACGCAGCAGATCGAGTACTTTCAGATCGGTCACTACGCCGGATACGATCTCGTCGGCCGCACCGAAGTCGAGCCGACTCCGATCGATCCCGATTTCAAAGTCACTGGCCGCTACTGGCTGTTCGGCCTCTATCCTCTGCTCGCGCCCCAGGAAATCCGCGGCACCGGCTTCATCCGCTGGCGCTATGCTGATCCGAAGCGCGGCGACGACACCTGGTCACTCAGCGCCGGTTCGCGCCGACTGCGCCGCGTCGACGAATCGATCCTGAGCTCGTCCACCACCGCCGGTGGCACCTCGGCCCACTCGTGGGATCCTGACCACTATTCGGGCTTCAACCCCAAGACCGAGCAGTACAACTACAAGTTCCTGGGCGAAAAGAACATGCTGGCGACGATCCATGCGGTCCACTCGCCTGAGCAGCGCTGCCCGACCGACGGCGGCACCAGCGCATGCCCCGAAGCGTGGGAAATGCGCCACCTGTACATCGTGCAGGCGTTGCCTGATCGCTCGCGCATCAACGCGCTCGATTCCCGCACTGTCATCTACATGGACAGCGAAATGTGGTTTGAGCCCTACATCGACACCTATGATCGTGCCGGCCGCCTCTTCCGCAGCCATATCTACTGGCTGGCGACGCGCGATCGTCCGGTGCCTGATGCGAAGGTCGCGATCTATCCGTTCAAGCGCTCGTTCGTCGTAGGCGCGGTTTCGACCGACGTGCAATCGGGCCTCGCGACGATGTGCTATCTGCCGGGCATGGAAACGCCTGAGCGCGAATGCTGGTACATCAACATGGGCGCGGTGGACAAGAGCTTCTTCACCACCGACGCGATGGTCCGTGCAGCCAGCTTCTAA
- a CDS encoding DUF1329 domain-containing protein, with translation MQTSRMSSWIKTTVAGAALVAAGAISGTSFAQVKPGDFITPDNASKVQDLVGPGVYYKVQHGMTMKIVPSERVDWPPPYKDATEKYSSQVRLSQDKRSVVGFVAGQPFPLIDANDPDVAVKIIWNNVFRPITTDDYDLRFYDCDSSYEKNGPQTMQIEYFQIGHYAGYDLVGRTEVEPMPIDPDFKTTDRYWLFGLYPILAPQEIRGTGFIRWRYAAPKRGDDIWSLNAGSRRVRRINEAIMSSSTTSGTSAHAWDPDHYSGFNPKTEEYQYKFLGEKNMLATIHAIHSPEQRCPTDGGTSACPEAWEMRHMYVVQALPDRSRIAGALDSRTVIYMDSEMWFEPYIDTYDRQGRLFRSHIYWLATRDRPVPDAKVAIYPFKRSFVVGAVSTDVQTGLGTMCYLPGMETPERECWYINMGAVDKTFFTTDAMVRAANF, from the coding sequence ATGCAGACCAGTAGGATGTCGTCTTGGATTAAGACGACCGTCGCGGGCGCAGCGCTCGTCGCCGCGGGAGCGATCTCCGGCACCAGCTTCGCCCAGGTTAAACCGGGAGATTTCATCACTCCCGACAATGCTTCGAAGGTTCAGGATCTCGTCGGACCGGGCGTGTACTACAAAGTGCAGCACGGCATGACGATGAAGATCGTGCCCTCCGAGCGAGTTGACTGGCCGCCTCCTTACAAGGACGCGACCGAAAAGTATTCCTCGCAGGTTCGCCTGTCGCAGGATAAGCGCAGCGTGGTGGGGTTCGTTGCGGGTCAGCCTTTCCCCTTGATTGATGCGAACGATCCCGACGTCGCGGTGAAGATCATCTGGAATAACGTCTTCCGCCCGATCACCACCGACGACTACGATCTCCGCTTCTACGATTGCGACTCGTCCTACGAGAAGAACGGGCCGCAGACCATGCAGATCGAGTACTTCCAAATCGGCCACTATGCCGGCTACGACCTGGTCGGCCGCACCGAAGTCGAGCCGATGCCGATCGATCCGGATTTCAAGACCACCGATCGCTACTGGCTGTTCGGCCTGTATCCGATCCTCGCGCCGCAGGAGATCCGCGGCACGGGCTTCATCCGCTGGCGCTATGCCGCGCCCAAGCGGGGCGACGATATCTGGTCGCTCAACGCCGGTTCGCGCCGCGTCCGCCGTATCAACGAAGCGATCATGAGCTCCTCGACGACGAGCGGAACATCCGCCCACGCCTGGGATCCTGATCACTATTCCGGCTTCAACCCCAAGACCGAGGAGTATCAGTACAAGTTCCTGGGCGAGAAGAACATGCTGGCAACGATCCACGCCATCCACTCGCCCGAGCAGCGCTGCCCGACTGACGGCGGCACCAGCGCCTGCCCCGAGGCGTGGGAAATGCGCCACATGTACGTCGTGCAGGCGCTGCCCGATCGCTCGCGCATCGCCGGTGCGCTCGATTCCCGCACTGTCATCTACATGGACAGCGAAATGTGGTTCGAGCCGTACATCGACACTTACGATCGCCAGGGCCGCCTCTTCCGCAGCCACATCTATTGGCTGGCGACGCGCGATCGTCCTGTGCCTGATGCGAAAGTCGCGATCTATCCGTTCAAGCGCTCGTTCGTCGTAGGCGCGGTTTCCACTGACGTTCAGACCGGTCTCGGCACGATGTGTTACCTGCCCGGTATGGAAACGCCAGAGCGCGAATGCTGGTACATCAACATGGGCGCGGTGGACAAGACCTTCTTCACCACGGACGCGATGGTGCGCGCGGCCAACTTCTAA
- a CDS encoding DUF1329 domain-containing protein, whose protein sequence is MLRKTVSRWLPTALAGSALVALAALSSPAAAQVKPGDFITPDTASKVQDLVGPGVYYKVQHGMTMKIMPSERVDWPPPYKDATEKYSSQVRLSQDRRSVIGYVAGQPFPLIDANDPDVAVKVIWNNVFRPITTDDYDLRFYDCDSSYTRSGPQTQQIEYFQIGHYAGYDLVGRTEVEPMPIDPDFKTTDRYWLFALYPILAPQEIRGTGFIRWRYAAPKRGDDIWSLNAGSRRVRRINESIMSSSTASGTSVHSWDPDHYSGFNPKTEEYTYKFLGEKNMLATIHAIHSPEQRCPTDGGTSACPESWEMRHMYIVQALPDRSKINALDSRTIIYMDSEMWFEPYIDTYDRQGRLFRSHIYWLATRDRPVPDAKVAIYPFKRSFVVGAVSTDVQTGLGTMCYLPGMETPERECWYINMGAVDKSFFTTDAMVRAANF, encoded by the coding sequence ATGCTCAGGAAGACCGTCTCGCGTTGGTTGCCAACCGCCTTGGCAGGCTCCGCTCTCGTCGCGCTAGCTGCGCTCTCGAGCCCGGCCGCAGCCCAGGTCAAACCCGGAGATTTCATCACGCCCGACACCGCTTCGAAGGTTCAGGATCTCGTCGGACCCGGGGTGTACTACAAAGTACAGCACGGCATGACGATGAAGATCATGCCCTCCGAGCGCGTTGACTGGCCGCCTCCATACAAGGATGCGACCGAAAAATATTCCTCGCAGGTTCGCCTCTCGCAGGATCGCCGCAGCGTTATCGGTTATGTCGCCGGCCAGCCCTTCCCGCTGATCGACGCGAACGATCCTGACGTCGCGGTCAAGGTCATCTGGAATAACGTCTTCCGCCCGATCACGACTGACGACTACGATTTGCGCTTCTACGACTGCGATTCGTCCTACACCAGGAGCGGGCCGCAAACCCAACAAATCGAGTACTTCCAGATCGGCCATTATGCCGGCTACGACCTGGTCGGCCGCACCGAAGTCGAGCCGATGCCGATCGATCCGGATTTCAAGACGACTGATCGCTACTGGCTGTTCGCCCTTTACCCGATTCTCGCGCCGCAAGAAATCCGCGGCACGGGCTTCATCCGCTGGCGCTATGCCGCGCCCAAGCGGGGCGACGATATCTGGTCGCTCAACGCCGGTTCACGCCGCGTCCGCCGTATCAACGAATCGATCATGAGCTCGTCAACCGCCAGCGGCACCTCGGTGCATTCGTGGGATCCCGATCACTATTCCGGCTTCAACCCCAAGACCGAGGAGTACACCTACAAGTTCCTGGGCGAGAAGAACATGCTGGCGACGATCCACGCCATCCACTCGCCCGAGCAGCGCTGCCCGACTGATGGCGGCACCAGCGCCTGCCCCGAATCCTGGGAAATGCGCCACATGTATATCGTGCAGGCGCTGCCCGATCGCTCGAAGATCAATGCGCTCGACTCGCGTACGATCATCTACATGGACAGTGAAATGTGGTTCGAGCCGTACATCGACACCTACGATCGCCAGGGCCGCCTGTTCCGCAGCCACATCTATTGGCTGGCGACGCGCGATCGTCCTGTGCCCGATGCGAAAGTCGCGATCTATCCGTTCAAGCGCTCGTTCGTTGTAGGCGCGGTATCGACCGACGTTCAGACCGGTCTGGGCACGATGTGCTACCTGCCCGGTATGGAAACGCCGGAGCGCGAATGCTGGTACATCAACATGGGCGCGGTGGACAAGAGCTTCTTCACCACCGACGCGATGGTGCGCGCGGCCAACTTCTGA
- a CDS encoding DUF1329 domain-containing protein: MHQQRTSSWMKTTAMLLGLVAGGSLAGTSFAQVKPGDFITPENSSRVQDLVGPGVYYKVQHGMTMKIVPTERVDWPPPYKDATEKYSSQVRLSQDHRSVVGYVAGQPFPLIDANDPEVAEKIVWNNVFRPITTDDYDLRYYDCDSSYEKNGPQTMQIDYFQIGHYAGYDLVGRTEVEPTPIDPDYKTTGRYWVFGLYPLLAPQEIRGSGFIRWRYADPKRGDDTWSLDAGSRRVRRVNESILSSSTTAGGNNPSGGTAAHSWDPDHYSGFNPKTEQYTYKFLGEKNMLATIHAVHSPEERCPTDGGTSACPEAWEMRHMYIVQALPDRSRINALDSRTVIYMDSEMWFEPYIDTYDRSGNLFRSHIYWLATRDRPVPDAKVAIYPFKRSFVVGAVSTDVQSGLATMCYLPGRETPERECWYINMGAVDKSFFTTDAMVRAANF, from the coding sequence ATGCATCAACAGAGGACGTCGTCATGGATGAAGACGACCGCGATGCTCCTCGGGCTGGTAGCGGGCGGATCGCTAGCCGGCACGAGCTTCGCACAAGTGAAACCGGGCGATTTCATTACGCCCGAGAACTCTTCAAGAGTACAGGACCTGGTCGGACCCGGCGTGTATTACAAGGTCCAGCACGGCATGACCATGAAGATCGTGCCGACCGAGCGCGTCGATTGGCCGCCGCCGTACAAGGACGCGACCGAGAAGTATTCGTCGCAGGTCCGGCTCTCGCAGGACCATCGCAGCGTCGTCGGCTACGTGGCCGGTCAGCCTTTCCCGCTGATCGACGCCAACGATCCTGAAGTCGCCGAGAAGATCGTGTGGAACAACGTGTTCCGTCCGATCACGACCGACGACTACGATCTGCGCTACTACGACTGCGACTCGTCGTACGAGAAGAACGGTCCGCAGACCATGCAGATCGACTACTTTCAGATCGGTCACTACGCCGGTTACGACCTGGTCGGCCGCACCGAAGTGGAACCGACCCCGATCGATCCCGACTACAAGACGACCGGCCGCTACTGGGTGTTCGGTCTCTATCCGCTCCTCGCGCCGCAGGAGATCCGCGGCTCCGGCTTCATCCGCTGGCGCTATGCCGATCCGAAGCGTGGCGATGACACCTGGTCACTCGATGCCGGCTCGCGCCGCGTGCGCCGCGTCAATGAGTCGATCCTGAGCTCGTCCACCACCGCGGGCGGCAACAACCCGTCGGGCGGAACCGCCGCGCATTCATGGGATCCCGATCACTATTCGGGCTTCAACCCCAAGACCGAGCAGTACACGTACAAGTTCCTGGGCGAGAAGAACATGCTGGCGACGATCCATGCGGTCCATTCGCCCGAAGAGCGCTGCCCGACTGACGGCGGCACCAGCGCATGCCCCGAAGCGTGGGAGATGCGCCATATGTACATCGTGCAGGCGCTGCCCGATCGCTCGCGCATCAACGCGCTCGATTCCCGCACTGTCATCTACATGGACAGCGAAATGTGGTTCGAGCCCTACATCGATACCTACGATCGTTCGGGCAACCTGTTCCGCAGCCACATCTATTGGCTGGCGACGCGCGATCGTCCGGTGCCCGATGCGAAGGTCGCGATCTATCCGTTCAAGCGTTCGTTCGTTGTAGGCGCGGTTTCGACCGACGTGCAGTCTGGCTTGGCGACGATGTGTTACCTGCCCGGCCGCGAGACGCCTGAGCGCGAATGCTGGTACATCAACATGGGTGCGGTGGACAAGAGCTTTTTCACCACCGACGCGATGGTGCGCGCGGCGAACTTCTAG